AATCTCAATCGCATAGGGAACCTGTTCCCGAAGGCACTCGTCCATCAGATGCTGTGAATAATCTGTAAGTCTGTATCTGTTTGCAAGTCCCGTGAGTGCATCCGTCTCTGATTTTTTCAAAAGAAGCGCATTCTGTTTTTTTACCTGCTCCAATGCGTTTCGAATTCTTATCATGTTCGCAATCATATGCTTGCTTTCTTCTTCCATCGTCATAACAAGCTCATAGAACCGCATCGATGCATTTTTGTATTTTTCCATATCATTCTGGGATTTATAGTACTGGATTTTAAGTGCCAGCAGCTTTCTTTCCAGATTGATAATATCTGTATTCTCTATCACAGGATCTAATTTCCCCGCTATCTGTGCGCAAATATCATATTTTCCAATTTCAAATGCAAGCTCGCAAAGGGAATATAAGTCATCAAACAAATCAAGAATTGGAAGTGGTCCGTCAAATTTATCCGGATTTTCCAGACTGTCCATAATTCCCTGAATGATTTTGTCCCTTTCCTCTGTTTTACCGCAGCAATTATAGTATCTGGCTTCCATGCAGCCCACATACACATAATCCATATCATTAAAATATGATTTACACTGCTCGTTCAGACTGCGCACATATTCGCCGGCACGGTCTATTTTGCCTTGCAACAGATAGCAGCTTGCAAAATTCGTATAAATCATAATCAGACGTCCTAACTGCTTTTCCCTATCAGGGCTCTTCTGATAGATGTCATAAGCTGCTACAAACTGTTCGTTAGCCTCCTGATAGACACCATTTTGCATATATAAATAGCCCAGATTGATGTGTATCCTACATTCGTCAAGACGTAAGTTATGCTCCTTCGCACATTCCAAGGCATCCAGATAATAGTCCACTGCAACCGGTGCATTTCCTCTGTTAACAGAGGTTATCGCCATTATATTATAGGCTCGCGACAAAAGTCCCCACTGTTTTGTCTCACTTAAATATGGGATTGCTTTGGTCATACATGCAAGCATAAGCTTTATCTGATTATGCACATAATAATCTCCATTCCGCCGCCTTCGGCTGGCGGCACAAATAGTAATGAAAGTGTTCCAACTCTCTACACTGTGCTGTAAAATAGTTTGCAAGAAGCTACACTACAAAGCACGGGAGGAGGAGTTGTAATAACTTTCTTCGTTTTAGACAGCATAATAATCAGTGTAAGTTCTGCCTTTTCAAGCACAAATAAGTGGCATCATGAATCCGTACACTAAGAATTGTTTAAGCACCTTAGTTTAATTGTGTGGCAGTTCAGTCAATGGCTTCTTATCATTCACGAAAGGAGTCTGACTATGAAAGTTACTTATCAAACCTGTTGTGGTATCGATGTTCACAAATCTTTTCTCGTTGCCACAATTGTAAAAACCACTGGTGGCATTGAGCCTTCTTACCAAAAGAAGCGCTTTTCCACCTTTAACAATTCAATTCTTGAATTCAAGCAATGGCTTCTCGACAATGATTGCCATGATGTCTGTATGGAATCCACAGGTAAATACTGGGTTCCTGTCTTTAATCTTCTGGAAGATGAGATCAATGTTGTCATTGCCAATCCCAAGTGGGTAAAGGCTGTGAAAGGCAACAAAGATGATACCAAAGATTCTAAATGGATTGGGGATTTATTCCGTCTCGGACTTGTCAAAGGCAGCTATATCCCTTGTAAGATAGTCCGTATTCTCAGGGAATACACTCGCTATCGTTACAAGCTTGTTTCCTGCCGTTCAAGTGAAAAGAATCGATATCAGAATGCTCTTACTGTCTGTAATGTTGCATTAGATTCTGTTGTTTCCGATATCTTTGGGAAGTCATCCATGTCCATTATCGACTATCTGCTTGAACAATCGGGTACATCCATTAACCACGAAGAAATCGCATCTAAGCTTCTTCGGAGCCTCAAATCCAAAGAAGATGCTGTTATAGAATCCGTCGAAGGATATCAGATGACTGATGCCCAAAAATACCGTGTGCGCCTCGTCCGCACACATATGGATTATATCACAGCAGAAATCAACGATGTTGATAAAATGATAGAAAATATGATTTCTTCTAATCCTGATTTTGAAAATGCTGTCCAGTTCCTCTGTACCATTCCGGGTGTCAAACGTGATAGTGCAATCACTATCATCTCCGAAATCGGTACTGATATGTCTCAGTTCTCAAGTTCCAAACGTTTATGTTGCTGGGCTGGTCTTACACCAGGCAGCAATGAATCTGCTGGTAAGAAGAAATCTGTTCGGATTACACGTGCCGGTGTCTACCTCAAACCTGCATTAGTACAGTGTGCTCATGCAGCCGTAAAATCTGACAAATC
Above is a genomic segment from Roseburia sp. 831b containing:
- a CDS encoding tetratricopeptide repeat-containing diguanylate cyclase yields the protein MHNQIKLMLACMTKAIPYLSETKQWGLLSRAYNIMAITSVNRGNAPVAVDYYLDALECAKEHNLRLDECRIHINLGYLYMQNGVYQEANEQFVAAYDIYQKSPDREKQLGRLIMIYTNFASCYLLQGKIDRAGEYVRSLNEQCKSYFNDMDYVYVGCMEARYYNCCGKTEERDKIIQGIMDSLENPDKFDGPLPILDLFDDLYSLCELAFEIGKYDICAQIAGKLDPVIENTDIINLERKLLALKIQYYKSQNDMEKYKNASMRFYELVMTMEEESKHMIANMIRIRNALEQVKKQNALLLKKSETDALTGLANRYRLTDYSQHLMDECLREQVPYAIEILDIDYFKEYNDNYGHQAGDTCIMQVANLLNKMQSKEIFCARYGGDEFIVIYKGLSRNEILSKAMKLKNDIAGLQLKHEYSRNASIVTISQGICITVPTESNRSWDFLHQADNYLYQVKREGRNAICIGDAKEMELVI
- a CDS encoding IS110 family transposase; this encodes MKVTYQTCCGIDVHKSFLVATIVKTTGGIEPSYQKKRFSTFNNSILEFKQWLLDNDCHDVCMESTGKYWVPVFNLLEDEINVVIANPKWVKAVKGNKDDTKDSKWIGDLFRLGLVKGSYIPCKIVRILREYTRYRYKLVSCRSSEKNRYQNALTVCNVALDSVVSDIFGKSSMSIIDYLLEQSGTSINHEEIASKLLRSLKSKEDAVIESVEGYQMTDAQKYRVRLVRTHMDYITAEINDVDKMIENMISSNPDFENAVQFLCTIPGVKRDSAITIISEIGTDMSQFSSSKRLCCWAGLTPGSNESAGKKKSVRITRAGVYLKPALVQCAHAAVKSDKSPYYKKKYESLVKRRGKKRAIIAIARMILTAIYQMLSTGEQWNPSDLYKIDMPVALVEKQKAKAIKQAKKLLQREGILPPDEPLAS